Part of the Propionimicrobium sp. PCR01-08-3 genome, GCATCAAAGCGTCGGCCAACGCCAACTGTTCGTCGCTGACGTGCGGATTCGGTGACAGCGCCGACATGCCCTTGCCCACCTGGGCCGGAGTGTTCGGCATCACCCGGACGAGTGGAACCGCGTCGGGAAGATTGGCTTCGAGCTCGCCGAGAGTGACCCCGGCGCACATCGACATCACCAGGGTTCGGTCGGCGATCAGCGGCGTGACCTGTTCGCATACGCTCGGCGCCACCTTGGGCTTGACGACGATCGCAACGACGTCCGGTGACTCGGCGATCTCGTCGGCTCCGGCCACGGCCTTCAGACCGAATTCGTCGGCCAACTCGGCGCGGCGGGTCTCGGTCGGCTCGACGACGGTGACATTCGTCCAACCATCGGCGGCCAGCCCGGACGCGATCGCGCCACCCATCACGCCGCCACCGACAATGACGACGGCCTGACTGCGATCGGGCCCATCGGCCTCGTTCGGTTGCTCGGCCATGAATTGCTCAGCCACGGTTGGCGGCGACAAGTTCAGCGACCTGGATGGCATTCAGCGCCGCGCCCTTGCGCAGGTTGTCGCAGCAGATGAACATGGCGAGTCCCTTACCGTCGGGCACCGACTGGTCGACGCGGATGCGTCCGACCAGGCTCGGGTCGATGCCTGCGGCCTGCAGCGGCGTCGGAATGTCGACCAGTTTGACGCCGGGAGCATCGGCGAGCAGCGCCTTGGCCTCGTCCGGGCTGATCGGACGCCCGAAGGTGGCGTTCACGACCAGGGAGTGCGCGGTGAACACCGGGATGCGCACGCAGGTGCCGCTGACCAGCAGCTCGGGCAGGTGCATGATCTTGCGCGACTCGTTGCGCAGCTTCTGCTCTTCGTCGGTCTCTAGAGTGCCATCATCAACCAGTGACCCGGCATAAGGCACGGCGTTGAAGGCGATCGGGGCGACGTAGGGCCCGAGGTCGTCGGGGGTGGCGACCGCCTGACCGTCGAGGGCCAACCTGGCGAAGTCCTGGGTGACCGCGGCTTCGGTCTGATCGTGCAAGGCGCGGACGCCGGCGACGCCGGAGCCTGAGGTGGCCTGATAGGTGGCCACGATCAGCCGTTCCAGCCCTGCGGCGTCGCTCAGCGGCTTGAGCACCGGCATCGCGGCCATGGTGGTGCAGTTCGGGTTGGCGATGATGCCCTTGGGCGGGTTCACCGCGTCTTCGGGATTGACCTCGGAGACCACCAGCGGAACATCCGGGTCGCCGCGCCAGCACGACGAATTGTCGACCACGATCGCGCCCGCCGCTGCGACCTTCGGTGCATAGGTCTTGGAGGCGGTCTTACCTGCGGAGAAGATCGCGATATCGAGGCCGTCGAACGAGGCGGTGGCCATGTCCTCAACAGTGATCTGCTCACCATGCCAGTCGAGCTTCTTGCCCGCGGAACGAACCGAGGCGAAATAACGCATCGAATCGACGGGGAAATTGCGCTCGTCGAGCAGCGTCCGCATGACGCCGCCCACCTGACCGGTTGCACCGAATACTCCAACTCGCATGACGCTCAGTTTATCGTCCACAGCCCGGCAGCACCCGACGTGCCCACTGCGGAGCAGCGCGCCAAGCAGGTTGACCCCGCACCCTTTGCGGACTCCGGCCCCGTTTCCCGCTCCCTTTCTGGACGACGAACTCGTTCCGGCTCGCCTTATGGATTCCAGCTCGCAGCACAGCGCGAGCAAACGCCATACCGCGAGCGCGAGCCGACGGACCCCCACAACGCTAAAGCCAGCTGACCACTCCGGCCAACAGCGAATATCCCACGAAGGCCGTGATGTCGATCACGGTGTGCGCGATCACCAGCGGCCACAGCCGCTTCGTCCGGTGATAGAGCCAGCCGAGCAAAAGCCCGAAAACCAGGTTGCTGACAAATCCGCCGAAGCCCTGATAGAGGTGATAGCTGCCGCGGATCAGCGCGCTGACCACGATGGCCGCCGCCGGATGCCAGCCGGATTGCCGCCATCTGGTGGTCAGGTAGCCGATCATCACGACCTCCTCCAGAAAGCCGTTCTGGAAGGCGGCGAGACAATACATCGGAATGGTCCACCAGTTCTCGCCGAGGTTCGCCATCACGATCGTGGTATTGATGCCGAGTTGTCTGGCCAGGAGGTAGAAGCCGAGCGCTGGCCCGAGGATCAAAGCCGCCACACCGACTCCGGCGCCGATGTCGCGCCCAACGTGTCTGCCGTCCAGCCCGATCGCCTGCCACACGCTGCCGCCGCGCGGCGGCCATACCCGCCACAGCAGGTAAATCGCCGCGAAGGCGAAGAAGAACGGAAACAGGTTGTTCGCCAGTTGATACATCAGATCGAGCCACGGCCGGTCGGGGGTGACCGCCGAGTTCATCGTCGATGTCTGCTCCGACAAGGGCACTTGATAGGTCAGCCGGTTGATGATGTTCAGAATCGACATCACGGCCGACTTGCCGAGACAAATGCCGAGCACGATCACCGTCTCAAGCACCAGGTGCGGACGCGAGCGCACTGCGGTGGCCGCCACCTCAGACCCTTTCGGCCGGCCGGCGATTCGGCGAACCGGGTGTGTTCTGGCCGAAGCAGGCCCTCGTCAGGGCCGGGCAGGTACAAGTTGCGCAGGCATGGGCGACCAGCTTCATCTCAGCGCTTCCCGATCAGGGAACGGGCGAACAGGGCAGCGTTCGCCGGACGCTCCGCCAGCCGCTGCGAGTAGTAGTCGTACCATCCCGGCCCGAACGGCACGAGCACCCTCGACCGGTGACCGATGTCGGCCAGCCGACGCTGTTCATAGGGCCTGATGCCATAGAGCATCTGAAATTCGTAGCTCTCCGGCCGGCGGCCACTGCGCCTGACCAATTCCTCGGCTATCGAAATCATCCGCGGATCATGGCTGGCGACCAGCACCTCGGCCTGACTGTTCATCAATGCTCGAAGATCACGGACGAATGCCAGGTCGATTTCATGCCGGGCGGTGAAAGCAACCTGTTTGGATTCCTGGAATCCGCCTTTGCATAGCCGAATTCGTCGGCCGGGCAGCGCCAAATCGTTGATATCACGATGTGTGCGAAAAAGCGCAGCCTGCACGGTGATTCCGGTCGCGGGAATGTCTTGCTGAAGCTCGCCCCAGGCATCCAGAGTGGGGGTCGTCAACTCACTTCCGCTCATGTCGAGCGTGACTGCGACCCCGGCGTTGCTGGCAGCTCGGCTGATCCTCCGGGCGGCGAGCAGCGCGAATTGCCTGCCTTCGGCTCCCAAGCGCTGGCCGAGTCGGCTCAACCTTAATGAGATCTCTGCCTGCGACGCGATTCCGGCCGATTCGAGCCGACGCACGATCGTGAGATAGGTCTGCTCGTTTGCAGCAGATTCTTCGAGATTGTCGACGCGATTGCCGAGATATTCGACCCCTACCAATAGCCCCTTTCCGATCAACGATTTCAGTACCGGAATCAGGTCATGGATTTCTTGGCCCGCAACATAGCGGGCCACCAGATCACGTGCTGCAGAAGTCGTCAGTGCAGCCTTCTTCACCCGTGGACGCTGTGCCCAGCGCATCACCAGTTCGCTCATTGCCGTTCACCGTACCCCGCAACGGGAGCCGCGGCAGCTATCTGCTCACGAGTCCGGGCCAGACACTCGGCCAGCACCTGAGAACGTGCTTCGTAGCCCGCCCGGCGTCTGGTGCTCACCTCGTGAATGATATGGCCCTGATAGCCGCGGGAAACGAGCGTCTCGACGACCTGCCAGGCACGCTGATTTCCCTCGCCGGGCATCAGGTGTTCGTCCAGTACCGAGCCATTGCCGTCGGTCAGATGAAGGTGGCGCAGCCTGGGCCCCCAATCGTCCAAATAGCTCAGCGAACGGGCCCCGGCGGTGGCAGCATGCGAAAGATCGAGCGTCAGATGATCGTAGGGCTGATCGGTCGGGTCCCAATCGGGCACGTAGGCCTGCGCCGCGACACCCGGCCCCCGCCACGGGTACATGTTCTCGACCGCGACGATGATCCCACTGTGCTCGCACAGCTCACGGACCAAGTGCGCAAAACCGGCCGCATACGTGCGCTGCCAAGCAAACGGCGGATGAACGACCACCAGATCAGCGCCCAGCAATGTCGCCGCGGTGACTGCCTGCCGTAATTTCCCTTCGGGATCGGTCCCCCACACACGGGGTGTCAGCATCAGGCAGGGTGCATGGACGCTCAGCACCGCGACCTGGTATTCGTCCTGAAACTCACGAACCTTGTCGAGGTCACAACTGGCGGCATCGGTGCCGACCATCAACTCCACGCCGTCGTAATGAAGATCGGCCGCCATCCGAAAGGCAGTGTGAGTTGACTCGGGAAAAACCGATGACGTGCTCAGCCCGACCCTCGGCAAACCCGAAGGCAGGCCGGCCGAGTCGGTGCCGGCCGAAGCCCTCGCGGGCCGTCGGGGTGTTTGGTCATCCCCTCGGATCGCCCCCGCATCGTAGCCACGACCGAATTCACCCGCGCAGCTCTCCGCCTCATCGTCCGGCAGCACTCGCCGGGCACGTTCCGGATCTTCAGCAGCTTGCACGACTCCACGGTACTTCGCCGGCCCACCCGCGGTTCAGGCACCAGCCGCCGCTGGCAACCATCGGCGCTGCTACACGATTCGCTAATAACACCCGCTGTTGCCACAATGACTTTATGCATATCGACCATCTGACATTCGTAGCTGGTCCCGAAGGTCTGCAGGCCACCGTCGACGAGTTGAGCGAGGCCCTGGGACGTGAGTTCAAGGACGGCGGTTTTCACCCTCGTTTCGGAACCAGGAACCACATCTTGCCGCTGACCGATGGCCGCTATTTGGAAGCGGTCGAGGTGCTCGATCATCCGGCCGCGGAGAAGGCCGTCTACGGCCAGGTCGTCCGCGACCGGCAGGAGAAGGGTGGTGGCTGGCTGGGCTGGGTCATCGCCGTGGACGATCTCGCCCCGTTCGAACGTCGCCTCGACCGCGCTGCGGTGCCCGGCTCCAGGCAGTTCCCCGACGGCCGTCGCCTCGAGTGGCATCAGATCGGTGTCAAGGGCCTGATCACCGACCCGCAATTGCCCTATTTCTTGAAATGGGAGTCCGAGCCCGATGTGCTGCCCTCAGCACTGCACAGCGACGTGCGGGTTGACACCATCGAGATCGCGGGATCCCGTGCCCGCGTCGAGGATTGGGTGGGCGCACCGATCAGCGAGCTGCTGGACGACATCAAGATCGACTTCACCAGCCCGAACGGTTCGCCCGGTATCTCGTCGGTCACCTTCGAAGTGCCCGGACGAGGAGCGGTGCAGATCTGAGACAATTCCCGGCTCAGGCTGAGTCCGGCGTTCGAAGTTCCCGGACGCGGCCTGGTGCGGTTCAAGCTGATTGCGACGGGGTCCCCAACATGACGGCGCCCGGCGGATTGGGCGGGGACTAAGCGAGGTCCTCCGCGTGGGATACCGATCCGCCAAAGTTTTCGTTCCATCTAGGGGATCTTACGAATCTTGCGCCGCACTGACCCAGTCATTGACGCACTCGCCTCAGACATGGCTGCACCCATAAGAATTGTCGGTGCTCCCCTCTAGTCTCATCTGCATGGCTACCAAGACCGACGCGTATCAGTGCACCGAATGCGGGTGGACATCTGTCCGCTGGGTCGGACGCTGCGGTGAGTGCCAGACCTGGGGGTCGGTCGCCGAGCGTGGCGCACCCAAGTTACAGACGGTCAGCTCATCGGTTCCGGCGCAGGCCGCGGTACCGATCGGCGAAGTAGACCTGGAGACCGCCAAACGTAAGCTGACCGGCATCGGTGAGCTCGACCGGGTGCTGGGCGGCGGTCTGGTTCCCGGCGCGGTCGTCCTGCTGGCCGGTGAGCCGGGGGTCGGCAAATCGACCCTGTTGCTGGAGGTCGCAGCCAAGTGGGCAGGCGGCGACAACAAGACCCTCTATGTCTCGGGTGAGGAGTCCGCCGCCCAGGTGCGGTTGCGCGCCGAACGCACCCACGCGCTGGCCGACCAGCTCTATCTGGCGGCCGAGACCGATCTCGGCACCGTGCTCGGCCATATCGAGCAGACCGCGCCGAGCCTGCTGGTGGTCGACTCGGTGCAGACCATCGGCACGGCCGAGGCGGAGGGCTCGGTCGGCGGGGTGAGCCAGGTGCGCGAGGTGACCGGCGCTCTGGTGCGGGTGGCCAAGCGCCGAGGCATGGCAGTGGTTATCGTCGGGCATGTCACCAAGGACGGCCAAGTGGCAGGCCCCCGGTTCTTGGAGCATCTGGTCGATGTGGTGCTCTCC contains:
- the proC gene encoding pyrroline-5-carboxylate reductase, with product MAEQFMAEQPNEADGPDRSQAVVIVGGGVMGGAIASGLAADGWTNVTVVEPTETRRAELADEFGLKAVAGADEIAESPDVVAIVVKPKVAPSVCEQVTPLIADRTLVMSMCAGVTLGELEANLPDAVPLVRVMPNTPAQVGKGMSALSPNPHVSDEQLALADALMQAVGETMVVPESLQDAVTGVSGSGPAYVFYLAEALIEAGVQVGLTRAQADKLARQTIIGSAQLLASGEHPTILRERVTSPGGTTAAAIRELDAHATRAAVSDAVWAAYRRSRGE
- a CDS encoding aspartate-semialdehyde dehydrogenase translates to MSVMRVGVFGATGQVGGVMRTLLDERNFPVDSMRYFASVRSAGKKLDWHGEQITVEDMATASFDGLDIAIFSAGKTASKTYAPKVAAAGAIVVDNSSCWRGDPDVPLVVSEVNPEDAVNPPKGIIANPNCTTMAAMPVLKPLSDAAGLERLIVATYQATSGSGVAGVRALHDQTEAAVTQDFARLALDGQAVATPDDLGPYVAPIAFNAVPYAGSLVDDGTLETDEEQKLRNESRKIMHLPELLVSGTCVRIPVFTAHSLVVNATFGRPISPDEAKALLADAPGVKLVDIPTPLQAAGIDPSLVGRIRVDQSVPDGKGLAMFICCDNLRKGAALNAIQVAELVAANRG
- a CDS encoding CPBP family intramembrane glutamic endopeptidase, yielding MAATAVRSRPHLVLETVIVLGICLGKSAVMSILNIINRLTYQVPLSEQTSTMNSAVTPDRPWLDLMYQLANNLFPFFFAFAAIYLLWRVWPPRGGSVWQAIGLDGRHVGRDIGAGVGVAALILGPALGFYLLARQLGINTTIVMANLGENWWTIPMYCLAAFQNGFLEEVVMIGYLTTRWRQSGWHPAAAIVVSALIRGSYHLYQGFGGFVSNLVFGLLLGWLYHRTKRLWPLVIAHTVIDITAFVGYSLLAGVVSWL
- a CDS encoding proline dehydrogenase family protein, translating into MSELVMRWAQRPRVKKAALTTSAARDLVARYVAGQEIHDLIPVLKSLIGKGLLVGVEYLGNRVDNLEESAANEQTYLTIVRRLESAGIASQAEISLRLSRLGQRLGAEGRQFALLAARRISRAASNAGVAVTLDMSGSELTTPTLDAWGELQQDIPATGITVQAALFRTHRDINDLALPGRRIRLCKGGFQESKQVAFTARHEIDLAFVRDLRALMNSQAEVLVASHDPRMISIAEELVRRSGRRPESYEFQMLYGIRPYEQRRLADIGHRSRVLVPFGPGWYDYYSQRLAERPANAALFARSLIGKR
- a CDS encoding sugar phosphate isomerase/epimerase family protein; its protein translation is MQAAEDPERARRVLPDDEAESCAGEFGRGYDAGAIRGDDQTPRRPARASAGTDSAGLPSGLPRVGLSTSSVFPESTHTAFRMAADLHYDGVELMVGTDAASCDLDKVREFQDEYQVAVLSVHAPCLMLTPRVWGTDPEGKLRQAVTAATLLGADLVVVHPPFAWQRTYAAGFAHLVRELCEHSGIIVAVENMYPWRGPGVAAQAYVPDWDPTDQPYDHLTLDLSHAATAGARSLSYLDDWGPRLRHLHLTDGNGSVLDEHLMPGEGNQRAWQVVETLVSRGYQGHIIHEVSTRRRAGYEARSQVLAECLARTREQIAAAAPVAGYGERQ
- a CDS encoding VOC family protein, whose amino-acid sequence is MHIDHLTFVAGPEGLQATVDELSEALGREFKDGGFHPRFGTRNHILPLTDGRYLEAVEVLDHPAAEKAVYGQVVRDRQEKGGGWLGWVIAVDDLAPFERRLDRAAVPGSRQFPDGRRLEWHQIGVKGLITDPQLPYFLKWESEPDVLPSALHSDVRVDTIEIAGSRARVEDWVGAPISELLDDIKIDFTSPNGSPGISSVTFEVPGRGAVQI
- the radA gene encoding DNA repair protein RadA, whose translation is MCMATKTDAYQCTECGWTSVRWVGRCGECQTWGSVAERGAPKLQTVSSSVPAQAAVPIGEVDLETAKRKLTGIGELDRVLGGGLVPGAVVLLAGEPGVGKSTLLLEVAAKWAGGDNKTLYVSGEESAAQVRLRAERTHALADQLYLAAETDLGTVLGHIEQTAPSLLVVDSVQTIGTAEAEGSVGGVSQVREVTGALVRVAKRRGMAVVIVGHVTKDGQVAGPRFLEHLVDVVLSFEGDRHSGFRMVRAVKNRFGPSDEVGCFEMGEHGIVEVPDPSGLFTSRNDDPAPGTCVTVTREGSRCMLAEVQSLVASVAGDTPPRRVTHGVDGSRVAMIVAVMQRRAHFTLSRSDIYVSTVGGAKIMDPGADLALAIAIASAGLDEGCHRKVVAFGEIGLAGDLRRVPGLEQRVGEAARMGFDLALVPTGNRDPNNKLPRMHGLKVVEVSTVAEALGVLGLRHSRDLHTSAS